The following nucleotide sequence is from Fusarium graminearum PH-1 chromosome 1, whole genome shotgun sequence.
GCACGTGTCTCATTGGAACTCTACGAGTTCACAGATTCATGCTCAAAGCGAAAAAATCTGACAATATCCGGGACTTTACCATGTTCGATTTAGccagaacaagagaaagaacgGTTACAACTTGAGTACGGATatttaaaataaaaaaaatagCTTTATTACTTGTCCTCGGACTTAATTGAGCACGTGCGCGTCTTCAAGACGTCGACGGCTTTTCTATCAtacagcaccagcagcacaCTCGGTCATTTTCCCCAATTCCTGCATATGGGAATCccacccatcaccatcttgtGTGAGCCAACGTGGGGAGAGACCCCGGGGCGGCTCTTTGCCAAGAACCAACCCCTGACACGCCACAGACCCACGaaccagccttgaccaccTGAACTGGTTCTTCAATTTATCAACAAATTGACTTGATGGACATGCGGTCTGTTCCGTTGTCCGGTGTGCTTTCTTTCCTTTTATGTCGTGAGCAGTAGCCCTGATGCAGGGTTTGCATCTAGATCATTCATGtcatatcatatcatccAAACTCCACTGTCCTCAGTATTTGGGTACGTGCATTCGGCACTTAGACCTCGTTGCTAGGGTAGGTGACCTTGGTGGTAGGAACAAACTCCTCCTTGATGGCTCGGACATTGACGAAGCGGGTCAGGAGGTTCTGGCTACCAGCCTTGTCGTTGGTTCCGGAGGCACGAGAGCCACCGAAGGGCTGCTGgccaacaacagcaccagtGCTCTTGCAGTTGACGTAGAAGTTACCAGCGGCGTTGCGGAGGTGCTCCTCAGCGAAGCGAGAAGCCTCACGGTCAGCAGCAAAGACAGCACCAGTCAGACCGTAGTCAGAGGtggtctcgatgagcttgCATACATTGGCCATGGCGTTAGGGGCGGCGTCATCGTAGATGTAAGTGGTGAGGATAGGACCAAAGAACTCAGTAGAGAAGAACTTGTGGTTGGGGTTGGTAGTGGCGTAGATGGTAGGGTGGACGTAGTAGCCCTTGGAAGAGTCGTACTTGCCACCAACGACGAGCTCGAGGTCCTTGTCGCTCTTAGCCTCATCGATGGCGCCagagagcttcttgaaggaAGCCTCGTGGATGACGGGACCCATGAAGTTGAAGTGCTCGGTGGGGTTACCAatcttgatagcctcaacctcagcgacgagcttctccttgaactcAGGCCACATGGACTTGGGGACGTAGAGTCGGGAAGTAGCACTACACTTCTGGCCCTGGAACTCGAAAGCACCACGGACGGTCTGCTTGACAGCGTTATCAATCTCAGCGGTAGGGTCGATCAAGTGGAAGTTCTTGCCACCAGTCTCACCAACGACACGAGGGTAACCTCGGTATCGGCCCTCAGCGATACCCTGACCGATGGTGCCGTAGAGCTGACGGAAAACGCTAGTGCTGCCAGTGTAGTGGAGGGCAGCAAACTCCTTGTGCTCAAGGACAAccttggtgatgtcgacGGGGTTACCAGGGACGAACTGGATAACGTCCTTGGGGAGACCAGCCTCAATCAGGATCTGGTAGACGAGCCAGTTGGAggcaatggcaaagtcaCTGGGCTTCCAGACAACGACGTTACCGAGAAGAGCAGGGGCACCTGGCAGGTTACCGGCAATGGCAGTGAAGTTGAAGGGGCTGACAGCGTAGACGAAACCCTCAAGGGCACGGTACTCGAGACGGTTCCAGACACCAGGAGAGTTGTGCTCGGGCTGGATGCTGTAGAGCTGCTCAGCGTAGTGGACGTTGAAGCGGAGGAAGTCAGCCAGCTCAGCAGCGG
It contains:
- a CDS encoding delta-1-pyrroline-5-carboxylate dehydrogenase; amino-acid sequence: MSSMMFLNRAGARGLRTAARTQQMRTAATLATFKTPKVYNEPNQHYTKGSEQRQGLTAAIEKLQKQLPIEVPVVVGGKEIKASALSKQQNPADHATTVASYHTATTADVSAAIDAALAAKPAWEALPFADRAAVFLKAADLISTKYRYDIMAATMLGQGKNAWQAEIDAAAELADFLRFNVHYAEQLYSIQPEHNSPGVWNRLEYRALEGFVYAVSPFNFTAIAGNLPGAPALLGNVVVWKPSDFAIASNWLVYQILIEAGLPKDVIQFVPGNPVDITKVVLEHKEFAALHYTGSTSVFRQLYGTIGQGIAEGRYRGYPRVVGETGGKNFHLIDPTAEIDNAVKQTVRGAFEFQGQKCSATSRLYVPKSMWPEFKEKLVAEVEAIKIGNPTEHFNFMGPVIHEASFKKLSGAIDEAKSDKDLELVVGGKYDSSKGYYVHPTIYATTNPNHKFFSTEFFGPILTTYIYDDAAPNAMANVCKLIETTSDYGLTGAVFAADREASRFAEEHLRNAAGNFYVNCKSTGAVVGQQPFGGSRASGTNDKAGSQNLLTRFVNVRAIKEEFVPTTKVTYPSNEV